A genome region from Mycobacterium florentinum includes the following:
- a CDS encoding YhgE/Pip domain-containing protein translates to MSKAQPRHAVPNPKHNAKALKTVQFWALPIGATLALMSALCALYLGGILNPTTNLRHFPIAVVNEDAGTAGPKIVDGLVSALDKDKFDIRVVSHDEAKRLLDRAQAYGELVIPPTFSSNLREYGESAVMPTKAQRPSVTIFTNPRAGTLGAGIAGQTLNQAMVAANTKVGQYLSSEVAQQTGGAPLTGAAQAGLASPIDIKSAVYNPLPNGTGNGLSAFYYALLLLLAGFTGSIVVSTLVDSLLGYVPAEWGPVYRFAEQANISRFRTLLVKWGIMLVLALLTSGVYLAIAHGLGMPITRGWELWAYGVFAIVAVGVTSSSLIAVLGSMGLLFSMLVFVILGLPSAGATVPLEAVPPFFRWLAEFEPMHQVFLGVRSLLYLNGDGQAGLTQALLMTSIGLVIGLLVGGIVTRMYDRSGFHRIPGAIGVAIAEVHQSQHQARKGKRASSGESADPDPSEPEPESVSEQT, encoded by the coding sequence ATGTCGAAAGCCCAACCGCGACACGCGGTGCCGAACCCGAAGCACAACGCGAAAGCACTGAAGACGGTGCAGTTCTGGGCGTTGCCGATCGGCGCCACGCTGGCCCTGATGTCGGCTCTGTGCGCGCTGTATCTCGGCGGCATCTTGAATCCGACCACGAACCTGCGTCATTTCCCGATCGCCGTGGTGAACGAAGACGCCGGCACCGCCGGCCCGAAGATCGTCGACGGCCTGGTCTCCGCGCTGGATAAGGACAAATTCGACATCCGGGTGGTTTCGCACGACGAGGCCAAGCGGCTGCTGGACCGGGCGCAGGCGTACGGCGAATTGGTGATCCCGCCGACGTTCTCGTCGAATTTGCGCGAGTACGGCGAGAGCGCCGTGATGCCCACCAAGGCCCAGCGGCCCTCCGTCACGATCTTCACCAACCCGCGAGCGGGCACGTTGGGTGCCGGCATTGCCGGACAAACGCTGAACCAGGCCATGGTCGCCGCTAATACCAAAGTGGGACAGTATCTTTCGTCCGAAGTCGCGCAGCAGACCGGCGGGGCACCGCTGACCGGAGCGGCGCAGGCCGGACTGGCCAGCCCGATCGACATCAAGTCGGCCGTGTACAACCCGCTGCCCAACGGCACGGGCAATGGACTGTCCGCGTTCTACTACGCATTGCTGTTGTTGCTGGCCGGGTTCACCGGCAGCATCGTCGTGTCGACGTTGGTGGACTCCTTGCTCGGATATGTGCCGGCCGAATGGGGCCCAGTGTATCGATTTGCCGAGCAGGCCAACATCTCTCGCTTCCGCACGTTGCTGGTGAAGTGGGGCATCATGCTGGTGCTGGCGCTGCTGACCTCGGGTGTCTATCTGGCCATTGCCCATGGATTGGGCATGCCGATCACCCGCGGCTGGGAGTTGTGGGCGTACGGCGTCTTCGCGATCGTCGCGGTGGGTGTGACATCGAGTTCGCTGATCGCGGTGCTGGGTTCGATGGGCCTGCTGTTCAGCATGCTGGTCTTCGTGATCCTCGGGTTGCCGTCGGCGGGCGCCACCGTCCCGCTGGAGGCGGTGCCGCCGTTCTTCCGCTGGCTGGCCGAGTTCGAACCGATGCACCAGGTGTTCCTGGGCGTGCGGTCGCTGTTGTATCTCAACGGCGACGGGCAGGCCGGCCTCACGCAGGCGTTGCTGATGACGTCGATCGGGCTGGTGATCGGCCTGTTGGTGGGCGGCATCGTCACGCGCATGTACGACCGCAGCGGGTTCCACCGCATACCTGGTGCCATCGGCGTCGCGATCGCCGAGGTGCACCAATCCCAACACCAGGCGCGCAAGGGCAAGCGCGCAAGTTCGGGCGAATCCGCCGACCCGGACCCCAGCGAACCTGAACCCGAAAGCGTAAGCGAGCAAACGTAA
- a CDS encoding phosphodiester glycosidase family protein: MHISAERAAVLTRRTGLRRLAASLAAMFACTLLTSTLASPVAHAADARELLASAIGATKGSYLVYNFGPGHPTPLMDASGRWYEMNNGGHLMIIKNAAGRLAPHLLVDTHRGDQARCEHNAGARTGEGLWQASELYEPRQAWLRMGQPTIAINANFFDVRGQKGGSWRTTGCSSPLGAFVDNTNGQGRSNQAVTGTAVYPGKQGLSGGGESWSSLTTMILPTGAAPYVVWPRSKSDYDSATPVVEDLLNKNEKFVAVSGIGLLGPGQTQQLHDGGPSAARTALAYVKQRDEMYIFEGGSYTPDNMQDLFRGLGSDTAILLDGGGSSAIVLRRDTGGMWAGAGSPRGSCDTRQVLCDSHERALPSWLAFN; encoded by the coding sequence ATCCACATAAGTGCCGAAAGGGCTGCCGTGCTGACACGACGCACCGGGTTGCGCCGACTGGCGGCAAGCCTCGCGGCGATGTTCGCCTGCACCCTGTTGACGAGCACCCTCGCCTCACCCGTCGCCCACGCCGCTGACGCCCGCGAACTCCTGGCCAGTGCGATCGGCGCCACCAAGGGCTCGTATCTGGTCTACAACTTCGGCCCCGGCCACCCCACCCCGCTGATGGACGCCAGCGGTCGCTGGTACGAGATGAACAACGGCGGCCACCTGATGATCATCAAGAACGCGGCGGGGCGTCTCGCGCCGCACCTGCTGGTCGACACGCATCGCGGTGACCAGGCGCGCTGCGAGCACAATGCCGGGGCCCGCACCGGCGAGGGGTTGTGGCAGGCCTCCGAGCTTTACGAGCCGCGTCAGGCGTGGCTGCGGATGGGGCAGCCGACCATCGCGATCAACGCGAACTTCTTCGATGTGCGCGGGCAGAAGGGCGGCAGTTGGCGCACCACCGGCTGCAGCTCGCCGCTGGGTGCGTTCGTGGACAACACCAACGGCCAGGGCCGCTCCAACCAGGCGGTCACCGGCACCGCGGTGTATCCGGGCAAACAGGGCCTGTCGGGCGGCGGCGAGAGCTGGTCGTCGCTGACGACGATGATCCTGCCGACGGGGGCGGCGCCGTACGTGGTGTGGCCCAGGAGCAAGAGCGACTACGACTCCGCCACCCCGGTGGTGGAGGACCTGCTGAACAAGAACGAGAAGTTCGTGGCGGTCTCCGGGATCGGGCTGCTGGGCCCCGGCCAAACTCAACAGCTGCATGACGGCGGTCCCAGCGCGGCGCGAACGGCCCTGGCCTATGTGAAGCAGCGCGATGAGATGTACATCTTCGAGGGCGGCAGCTACACCCCGGACAACATGCAGGATCTGTTCCGCGGTCTGGGCAGCGATACCGCGATCCTGCTCGACGGCGGCGGCTCGTCGGCGATCGTGCTGCGCCGCGACACCGGCGGCATGTGGGCCGGGGCGGGTTCACCGCGCGGGTCCTGCGATACCCGCCAGGTGCTCTGCGACTCGCACGAGCGCGCCCTGCCCAGCTGGCTGGCCTTCAACTAA
- a CDS encoding YoaK family protein, whose amino-acid sequence MDFKASPVSERSTVVALLLLTFATGLADAISVLVLGHVFVANMTGNVIFLGFWLAPRTNIDLTAVVVALPTFVITTILSGRLTRYFGSRTRPWITTVLSLELVLLIVLSILAGSGVLRYHDDTKLIVIGFLAVTFGLQHSSARQFGIQELSTTVLTATIVSLGMDSRLSGGTGARENLRLTVVLTMCAGAFAGATISRFVIAPVFSLIAVLVALSLLIFRFGPPATEPAAAATAEPADG is encoded by the coding sequence GTGGATTTCAAGGCGTCGCCGGTATCCGAGCGGTCGACCGTCGTCGCCCTGTTGCTGCTGACCTTCGCCACCGGATTGGCCGACGCGATCAGCGTCTTGGTTCTCGGCCACGTGTTCGTCGCCAACATGACCGGCAATGTGATCTTCCTTGGCTTCTGGCTCGCTCCGCGAACCAACATCGACTTGACCGCGGTTGTGGTGGCGCTGCCCACCTTCGTGATCACCACCATCCTCAGTGGCCGGCTGACCCGCTATTTCGGTAGTCGGACGCGCCCATGGATCACTACCGTCTTGTCGTTGGAGCTCGTGTTGCTGATCGTGTTGTCGATCCTGGCCGGCTCCGGTGTGCTGCGCTATCACGACGACACCAAACTGATCGTGATCGGCTTTCTCGCCGTGACGTTCGGTCTACAGCATTCGAGCGCTCGCCAGTTCGGTATCCAGGAGCTCTCCACCACCGTGTTGACGGCGACGATCGTCAGTCTCGGTATGGATAGCCGACTGTCCGGTGGTACGGGCGCGCGTGAAAACCTGCGCCTTACCGTCGTTTTGACGATGTGTGCCGGTGCGTTCGCCGGCGCGACGATCTCCCGGTTCGTCATCGCCCCGGTATTTAGCCTCATCGCGGTCCTGGTCGCGCTCAGCCTGCTGATCTTCCGGTTCGGGCCTCCCGCGACCGAACCCGCGGCGGCCGCGACGGCCGAGCCGGCCGACGGTTAG
- a CDS encoding mammalian cell entry protein, with product MSPRRKFEPGEGALLVATDPETQRRPWGLPVASAVAAVLTTAAITLATLMLISHESREHAASKDREVLAYVTGFMTQFTSLDPYHANDYVMRVMAQATGDFAKQYHDKANEILLQVARAEPATGTILGAAVERWNDDGSVTVMVATEVTSKSPDQKQVYENTNRWTATATREGNQWKISSLLQVI from the coding sequence ATGAGCCCCCGCCGCAAGTTTGAGCCGGGCGAGGGCGCGTTGCTCGTCGCGACGGATCCGGAGACCCAGCGCCGGCCGTGGGGTTTGCCCGTTGCCAGTGCGGTCGCCGCGGTGTTGACCACCGCAGCGATCACGCTCGCCACCCTGATGCTGATCTCTCACGAATCCCGAGAGCACGCCGCGTCCAAAGACCGTGAGGTGCTCGCCTACGTGACGGGGTTCATGACTCAGTTCACTTCGCTCGACCCCTATCATGCGAACGACTACGTCATGCGGGTAATGGCCCAGGCGACGGGCGATTTCGCCAAGCAGTATCACGACAAGGCCAACGAGATTCTGTTGCAGGTCGCGCGCGCGGAGCCCGCGACCGGCACCATCCTCGGCGCGGCCGTGGAACGATGGAACGACGACGGCAGCGTCACCGTGATGGTGGCAACCGAAGTCACGTCCAAGTCGCCGGATCAAAAGCAGGTATACGAGAACACCAATCGTTGGACGGCAACTGCGACGCGGGAAGGGAATCAGTGGAAGATAAGCAGCCTGCTGCAGGTGATCTGA
- a CDS encoding RDD family protein: MTLVVEETQTTAPQVSSENALAPWHIRACAFAVDVLPAAAVATTMVLVSFTVPPRGVWWWLSICVLGIAVLAMLVNRLLFPTIYGWSLGRALCGIAVAHRDGGVIGAWGLLLRDLAHLLDTVSLVGWLWPLWDSQRRTFADLLLRTEVRCFQTPRPDIRRWTIIAVLTATALCVAGVVVSYGVVYSRDRETDQTRAQIGVQGPKIVAQMLTYDPKSLHDDFVRAQSLATDAYRGQLKAQQDIVQKGNPVINEYWVTDSSIESASPDRATMLLFMQGRRGAAPEERYITATVRVSLVKGAGGHWLVDNLTVLTKPKPPGNGK, translated from the coding sequence GTGACGCTGGTGGTCGAGGAGACTCAGACCACGGCCCCCCAAGTGTCATCAGAGAATGCCTTGGCGCCCTGGCATATTCGCGCGTGCGCGTTCGCGGTCGACGTGCTGCCGGCGGCCGCCGTGGCGACGACGATGGTGTTGGTGTCGTTCACCGTGCCCCCGCGCGGAGTCTGGTGGTGGCTGAGCATCTGTGTGCTCGGGATCGCAGTCCTGGCGATGTTGGTAAACCGGTTGCTGTTTCCGACCATCTACGGCTGGAGCCTGGGACGCGCACTGTGTGGAATCGCGGTGGCACACCGCGACGGCGGCGTCATCGGCGCCTGGGGCCTGCTGCTGCGCGATCTTGCCCACCTGCTCGACACCGTGTCGCTGGTGGGATGGCTTTGGCCGCTGTGGGATTCGCAGCGACGCACCTTCGCCGACCTGCTGCTGCGCACCGAAGTGCGGTGCTTTCAAACGCCACGGCCCGACATTCGGCGGTGGACGATCATCGCGGTGCTCACCGCGACCGCACTATGCGTGGCCGGTGTCGTGGTGAGCTACGGGGTGGTGTACTCCCGCGATCGGGAGACCGATCAAACGCGGGCCCAGATCGGAGTACAGGGACCGAAGATCGTCGCGCAAATGCTGACGTACGACCCGAAGTCGTTGCACGACGATTTCGTGCGTGCCCAGTCGCTGGCGACCGACGCCTACCGGGGCCAGCTCAAGGCGCAGCAGGACATCGTCCAAAAGGGAAACCCGGTCATCAACGAGTATTGGGTGACCGACAGTTCGATCGAGTCGGCGTCGCCGGATCGAGCGACGATGCTGTTGTTCATGCAGGGGCGGCGGGGCGCGGCGCCCGAGGAGCGGTACATCACCGCAACCGTCCGGGTGAGTCTCGTCAAGGGCGCCGGCGGCCATTGGCTGGTCGACAACCTCACCGTGCTGACCAAACCGAAACCGCCGGGGAACGGAAAATGA
- a CDS encoding Mce protein, translated as MEGDAGASRLNPPPMSMLSRLRRRRPKESDDVTDETNPEVTAEDSAESEVGTDQTEATAEPEAPEATPEPEAEAEAAPDAAEQPEAETEAASADDDDEQPEADDDQSDTDATTEADADGAGRPPSALGRAWLAGIAAALVLLAGAVGTGGYLALRYHHESQAIARNNAAALRAAIDCVSATQAPDTNAMIASEQKIIECGTGAFREQAMVYTGMLVQAYQSANVHVQVSDVRAAVERNNKDGSVEVLVAMRVKVATEQSQNETGYRLRVKMALDEGQYRIAKLDQVTK; from the coding sequence ATGGAAGGAGATGCTGGCGCCAGCCGGCTGAACCCACCACCGATGTCGATGCTTAGTCGTCTGCGTCGGAGACGGCCGAAGGAATCGGACGACGTCACCGACGAGACAAACCCGGAGGTGACGGCCGAGGATTCAGCTGAATCCGAGGTCGGAACCGATCAGACCGAGGCGACGGCCGAACCCGAAGCGCCCGAAGCCACCCCGGAACCCGAAGCGGAGGCCGAAGCCGCCCCGGACGCTGCGGAGCAACCTGAGGCCGAAACCGAAGCCGCGTCGGCGGACGACGATGACGAACAGCCGGAGGCCGACGACGATCAAAGCGACACCGACGCTACGACCGAGGCGGACGCTGACGGCGCAGGGCGTCCCCCGTCGGCCCTGGGCCGCGCGTGGCTGGCCGGCATCGCCGCCGCCCTCGTCCTGCTGGCCGGTGCCGTCGGCACCGGCGGCTATCTGGCGCTGCGATACCACCACGAGAGCCAGGCGATCGCACGCAACAACGCCGCGGCGCTGAGGGCGGCGATCGACTGCGTATCGGCGACACAGGCTCCCGACACCAACGCGATGATCGCCAGCGAGCAGAAGATCATCGAGTGCGGTACCGGTGCCTTCCGTGAACAGGCGATGGTCTACACCGGCATGCTCGTGCAGGCCTATCAGTCCGCGAACGTCCACGTTCAGGTCTCGGATGTCCGCGCCGCCGTCGAGCGCAACAACAAGGACGGTTCGGTCGAGGTACTCGTGGCGATGCGCGTGAAGGTGGCCACCGAGCAATCGCAGAACGAGACCGGCTACCGGCTGCGGGTGAAGATGGCGCTGGACGAAGGCCAGTACCGGATCGCCAAGCTCGACCAGGTGACGAAGTGA
- a CDS encoding MCE family protein, whose translation MLTPFIRRQLWAFVVLTVVSLLVLGVYYLQVPSLMGIGRYSLKAELPASGGLYPTANVTYRGITIGKVTDVEPTEHGAEATMSIDSQYKIPVDTIANVHSVSAVGEQYLDLVSTGNPGKYLADGQTISKGTVPAEIGPALDTANRGLEALPRDKIGKLLDETAESVGGLGPALQRLVDSTQAIVGDFKTNITNVNDIIQNSGPVIDSQVKSGDAIERWAHNLNTLAAQSAQRDANVKSVLSQAAPTADNVNSVFSDVRESLPQTLANLEVVFDLLKRYHTGVEQVLVFLPQGASIAQTVAAPFPNQAALDLALSINQPPPCLTGFIPAPEWRSPADTSMQPLPSGTYCKIPMDTPANSVRGSRNIPCTDVPGKRAATPRECRDPRPYVPAGTNPWFGDPNQILTCPAPGARCDQSVRPGMVIPAPSINNGMNPAPSDRVAGTPPATSDPLTRPGSGTVQCNGQQPNPCVYTPMGPPSAVYSPQSGELVGPDGVKYSVENSTKTGDDGWKEMLAPAG comes from the coding sequence TTGCTGACCCCGTTCATCCGACGCCAGCTGTGGGCGTTCGTGGTCCTGACGGTCGTCTCGCTGCTGGTGCTGGGCGTCTACTACCTGCAGGTGCCAAGCCTGATGGGGATCGGCCGGTACTCGCTGAAGGCCGAGCTGCCGGCATCGGGTGGGTTGTACCCGACGGCCAACGTGACCTATCGCGGCATCACGATCGGCAAGGTCACCGACGTCGAGCCGACCGAGCATGGCGCCGAAGCGACGATGAGCATCGACAGCCAGTACAAGATCCCGGTCGACACGATCGCGAACGTGCACTCCGTGTCGGCGGTTGGTGAGCAGTATCTGGACCTGGTCTCGACGGGAAACCCCGGGAAGTACCTCGCCGACGGGCAAACCATCAGCAAGGGCACCGTGCCGGCCGAGATCGGTCCGGCGCTGGACACCGCCAACCGCGGGCTCGAGGCGTTGCCCAGGGACAAGATCGGCAAGTTGCTCGACGAGACGGCGGAGTCCGTCGGTGGCCTGGGTCCCGCGCTGCAGCGCCTGGTCGACTCGACGCAGGCGATCGTCGGCGATTTCAAAACGAACATCACCAACGTCAACGACATCATCCAGAACTCCGGACCGGTGATCGACAGTCAGGTGAAGTCTGGTGACGCGATCGAGCGTTGGGCGCACAACCTCAACACTTTGGCCGCGCAGTCCGCCCAGCGCGACGCGAACGTGAAGAGCGTTCTGTCGCAAGCGGCGCCGACCGCCGACAATGTCAACTCCGTCTTCAGCGACGTGCGGGAGTCGCTGCCGCAGACGCTGGCGAACCTCGAGGTGGTGTTCGATCTGCTCAAGCGCTACCACACCGGGGTGGAGCAGGTGCTGGTGTTCCTGCCGCAGGGCGCCTCGATCGCGCAGACGGTGGCCGCGCCGTTCCCCAACCAGGCCGCGCTCGACCTGGCGCTGTCGATCAACCAGCCGCCGCCGTGTTTGACCGGCTTTATTCCGGCCCCGGAGTGGCGGTCCCCGGCCGACACCAGCATGCAGCCGCTGCCGTCGGGCACCTACTGCAAGATTCCGATGGACACCCCGGCCAACAGCGTCCGCGGGTCGCGCAACATCCCGTGTACCGACGTCCCCGGCAAGCGGGCGGCGACGCCACGTGAGTGCCGCGACCCCAGGCCGTACGTTCCGGCCGGGACGAACCCGTGGTTCGGTGACCCGAACCAGATTCTGACCTGCCCGGCACCCGGAGCGCGATGCGATCAGTCGGTGCGACCGGGCATGGTGATCCCGGCGCCGTCGATCAACAACGGCATGAACCCGGCGCCATCGGACCGCGTCGCGGGGACGCCGCCGGCCACCAGTGACCCGTTGACCCGGCCCGGGTCCGGTACGGTGCAGTGCAACGGACAGCAGCCCAACCCGTGTGTCTACACGCCTATGGGACCTCCCTCGGCGGTATACAGTCCCCAGAGCGGTGAACTGGTAGGGCCCGACGGCGTCAAATACTCCGTCGAAAACTCGACCAAAACAGGAGACGACGGATGGAAGGAGATGCTGGCGCCAGCCGGCTGA
- a CDS encoding virulence factor Mce family protein yields the protein MIRHRAWQVMVLLVIATVLSSCGWRGISNVAIPGGPGDGPGSYTIYVQVPDTLAINGNSKVMVADVFVGSIKKIELKNWVATLTLGVKKSVKLPKNAIARIGQTSLLGSQHVELAAPPNPSSEPLRNGDTIPLKNSSSYPTTEQTLASLSLILRGGGIPNLEVLQNEVYDIFHGRGEQIRSFLGKLDTFTTQLNQQRDDITHAIDSTNRLLVYVGGRSDVLDRVLTDIPPLIKHFADTKQLLINAVDSVGRLSGAADQYLSEARAPLHASLQALQCPLKELGRSSPYLIGALKLILTQPFDIDTVPKMFRGDYVNISLTLDVTYSSVDNAFLTGTGLSGALRALEQSFGRDPETMIPDVRYTPNPNDAPGGPLVERGDRNC from the coding sequence ATGATCCGGCACCGGGCCTGGCAGGTCATGGTGCTGCTGGTGATCGCCACGGTGCTGAGCTCCTGCGGCTGGCGAGGCATCTCCAACGTCGCGATTCCCGGTGGCCCGGGCGACGGGCCGGGGTCCTACACCATCTACGTGCAGGTGCCGGACACCCTGGCGATCAACGGCAACAGCAAGGTGATGGTGGCCGACGTGTTCGTCGGCTCGATCAAGAAGATCGAGTTGAAGAACTGGGTGGCCACGCTGACGCTGGGCGTGAAGAAGAGCGTCAAGCTGCCCAAGAACGCGATCGCCCGGATCGGGCAGACGTCGCTGCTGGGTTCTCAGCACGTGGAGCTGGCCGCGCCGCCGAACCCGTCGTCGGAGCCGCTGCGCAACGGCGACACCATTCCGCTGAAGAATTCGTCGTCTTATCCCACCACCGAGCAGACGCTGGCCAGCCTGTCGCTGATCTTGCGCGGGGGCGGCATCCCGAACCTGGAAGTGCTGCAGAACGAGGTCTACGACATCTTCCATGGGCGCGGGGAACAGATCCGGTCCTTCCTCGGCAAGCTGGACACCTTCACCACCCAGCTCAACCAGCAGCGTGACGACATCACCCACGCGATCGACTCCACCAACCGGCTGCTGGTCTACGTCGGCGGCCGCTCGGACGTCCTCGATCGGGTGCTGACCGACATCCCGCCGCTGATCAAGCATTTCGCCGACACCAAGCAGCTGCTGATCAATGCCGTCGACTCGGTGGGCCGGCTCAGCGGGGCCGCCGACCAGTACCTGTCGGAAGCCCGCGCGCCGCTGCACGCCAGCCTGCAGGCCCTGCAGTGCCCGCTCAAGGAACTCGGCCGCTCGTCGCCGTACCTGATCGGCGCGCTGAAGCTGATCCTGACGCAGCCGTTCGACATCGACACCGTCCCGAAGATGTTCCGCGGTGACTACGTGAACATCTCGCTGACGCTGGACGTGACCTATAGCTCGGTCGACAACGCGTTCCTCACCGGAACCGGATTGTCGGGCGCACTGCGGGCCCTCGAGCAGTCCTTCGGCCGCGACCCCGAGACGATGATCCCCGACGTCCGCTACACGCCGAACCCGAATGACGCGCCCGGCGGACCGCTGGTGGAAAGGGGGGACCGGAATTGCTGA